Below is a genomic region from Sandaracinaceae bacterium.
CGGTAGTCAGCGACGGCCCAGGCGACGCGCTCCGAGGAGGGCCAGGAGGCAGAGCCCGAGCAGCCCCGCCGAGCCGCGGGCGGGAGAGGCCGCGCAGTCGCACCCCGCGGACGCGTCGCCCGGTCGTCCGGCGCCGGCGTCGGTGGGCCCGGGGCGATCCGAGCCGCCGTCGACGCGGCCGTCGCCGCCGTCGCCGACGCCCACGCCGCCGTCGGGGTCGGGGGAGCCGCCGTCGACGTCGGGGGCGACGGCGGTGAGACCGATCCGAGATCCGCACGGCAGCGCCTCGTCGCGCAGGCGATGGTCGTCCGCGGCCTCGTCGACGAACAGCGCCGCGCGCTCGGCCGCGGTGAGCATGCGCTCGTCCTCGTCGAAGCGCATGCCGGTCACGTCGGCGACGGGCTGCACGAAGTCGGCGGCGGCGATGACGGGCTCGGTGTCGTAGCAGTTGCGCTCCAGGCGCATGCGGAGGTGCTCCTCGGGCGCCTCGCGCGCGTAGCCGGGCACGGCGTCCCAGAAGGGGTGCTCGGGGGTGAGATCGCCGACCAGGAACTCTCCGCGGATCCCGGGCCAGCTCGCCCCCTCCCACCAGGCGAACTGGTTCCGGTGGATGGAGACCGGCTCCTCGACGTCGACCACGAGGTTGTCGTGCACGCGCGTGTTCCACCCGGCCCGGAAGCCGAGCCCGCGCGGCGCGCCGACGACCGTGTTGAACGCGACCTCCGAGTGCGCGCCGTTGGCGGTCGTCTTGAGGTAGGTCATCAGCGGCCCATCCGTCTGCGGCCGTCCCAGCATGATCCCGATCGAGGCCACGTCGTAGATGATGTTGTTGCGGACGAGGGTCTCCCGGAACGGAGAGAAGACGCCGTAGTCGACGTCGTGGATCACGTTGCTCAGGAACGAGTAGGGGCCGTGCGAGAGGTTCTTCAACCCGAGCCCGTAGTGGCAGTCGTGCACGTGGTTGCCGACCACGTAGACGTCGCCGTCGGCGGGGAGCAGGCTGGCTTCCCACTCCGCGCGGCTCGCGTCGTGCCCGCCCGGCGGGACGGGGCTGTCGTAGCTCAGGCGCGTCACGGAGTAGTAGCAGCCTCCGTTCACCGAGCCGCGGTCGATCAGACGGTCGCTCGACGTCTCGATGTTGCCCACGTGGTGCAGATGGTTTCCGACGACCACGTTGTCGGTGACGCCGCCGCTCGCCTGCATCACGATGAGCGCGTCGTTGTCGGTCCCGTCGGTGTCCGCGTGGTGCAGGTGCAGCTCGCGCAGGGTGACGCGGTACCCGTTGACCGTGAACCCTCGGCGGTACATGCGCCGCATCTCGAAGCGCTCGAAGACCCAGTCGGAGTGCGCGGCCACGAAGGCCGACGAGCTCCAGTCGCCTCGGTTCGCGTAGTCGAAGTCGAGCACCGCCGTCATGCCGGCCGCGTAGGCCGCCGGCTCGGTGCGCAGCACGATGGGTCGCCCGGGCGCTCCCGCGCTGCGCGTGACGAGGCGCGCGCGCTCGTGTCCGAAGGCGTCCCGGATCGCCGTCAGCTCGTACACGCCGGGCGCCATGTGGATGGCCGTGCCGGCCTCGGCCTCGGCGATCACCCGGATGAGATCCCGTCGCGGGTTGGCCTCGGAGCCGTCCCCGTCTTCGCCCGGCAGGGGCGCGACGTGCACCACGCGCTCGGGCGTGACGTCGACGCGGCCCTCCAGCAGGCTGCTGACCAGCGCGGCGTCCTCCGGCGCGGGCGCGTGCTCGGCCTGCGCCGACGCGACCGAGAGCGGCGCCGACACGCCGAGGAGCGCGAGCCACACGCTCCAGACCATCCTGCTTCGTCGCCTCATGCCTCGAGCCTACCGGGCGCCGCGCGGCGGGCGCAGCGCTTCCCCCTAACCTCGCCTGATCCGTCCCGAGCGGCCGAGGGGGGAGAGCGCTGCCCGGCTGGCGTATGCTCCTGGCATGTCGCTGCTCCTCCGATACCTCGTCAAGGGCCTGGGCTGGGAGCTCGGGAAGACCGCGGCCAAGGAGGCCATCGACGAGCTTCGCGCGAGCGGCGAGGAGCCGGAGCAGACCGAAGCGGAGGCTCGCGCCGCCAAGCGCGAGGCGGAGCGCGCGGCGCGCGAAGCCGAGAAGGCGCGCGTCCGGGCCGAGAAGGCGCGCGCCAAGGAAGCGAAGCGACGCGCCCGCGAGGTCGAGTCGGAGCTGGCCGCGCTCAAGAAGCGCGTCGACCGCGAGCGCTGAGCGTCACCGGATGTGGCGCGCCCAGACGGGCGCGAGGGCTGGCCGCGCCCGCACGGCGGTGGTCAGCGCGTCGACCTTCGGCAGGTGTTCGCGCCGCCAGTCGGCGTCGAGCCAGACCGCGAGCTTCGTGATGTAGAGGTCGGTGGCGGAGAAGCCGCTCGGCACACAGTACGGCGCGCCGCGGAGGCCCGCCTCGAGCACGCGCCATCGCTCGCGGGTCATGCGCTCCGCGCTCTCGCGCACGGCCGCGCCGCCGAAGCGCTCGGGGTAGTCGATCATCTCGACCAGCGGGTAGATCTCGGTGGCCAGGAACAGCATCCAGCGCAGCGCCTGCGCGCGGTCCTTCGAGCCCGGCGCCGGCAGCAGGCCGCCCTCGGGGTGGCGCTCGTCGAGCGTGAGCAGGATCGCGACCGACTCGGTGACGATCTCACCGTCGACCTCGAGCGTCGGCATCTTCCGGTGCGGGTTGAGCGCCGCGTAGCCCGCCTCGCGGTGCGCGTCGTTGCGCGCGTCGAGATCCCGGACCTCGTACTCCACGCCGAGCTCCGCGCACGCCGCCTCGACGATCCCCGACCCCGATCCGGGCGCCCCGTAGATCACGTACGTCACCCCGGGCTCCTACCCCGCGAGCGCGTGACCGTCGAGGCGGGCTATCATCCGCTCCCGATGGGCCAACGCGCCAACCTCATCGTCCGAGCCACCGAGGGCGACGAGCTGTATTACTCGCACTGGCGCGCCAACACGCTCGACTCGGATCTCTTCTGGGGGCCCGAGGCCGCCACGGCGTTCGCCCGCGCCCAGCGCTCGGTCGACGAGGGGGCCGAGTGGCTCGACGAGATCTGGGCCGAGGGCGGGGCCGTCATCGACCACGTCGAGCGCGTGGTCCTCTGGTTCGGCGGCGAGGACGTCGCCTACGACGTGCCGCTGCGCCGCGTCCACCTCGCGCTCATGAGCGAGTGCTGGCCCGGCTGGGAGGTGCGCTGGGCGCACGAGCACATCACGCAGCTGGCCGCCCATGTCGGCCGTTCTTGGCACGACCTGTTGACGGCGGAGCGCGAGCCCGTCGAGGGCGACTTCCGGGACGAGCCCTTCCCGGTGCCCGGCGAGCACGACGGTGACCTGTGGCTTACGTCGGTCCTGTCCATGCGCACCGCGGACGGGTCCTGGAAGGTCCTCGGCGTGGACGGTCCGGCGCACGCCCTGGCGCTCGTCGGTCCGGCGCTCGCGGAGAGGCTCGCCGCCACGCCCGCGCCCGCCGCCTTCGACTACGCGCAGCACGCACGCGCGCTCCCGACGGGCTGCTTGCACCTGGACCTGGCGAGCCGCCGGTTCGAGCTCTGGGTGGCGTCGCCACACGCGGACTTCGAGCGGCGGCTTCGTGACGCGTGGCCCGGCTGGGAGGTGCGTTGGCATCGCGACCGCTTCGAGGCGGTGACCGAGCTGCTCGCCGACCGTCTCGTCCTGCCCTTCGACACCGAGGCGTCCCTGCTGGCGCAAGTTCGTGCGATCGCCCTGCGCGAGAGTCGGGACCGGAGCGGGCTCGTCCCGCAGCTGGCCGCGGCCCCGCCGATGAGCGCGGGCACTTGCGAGGTCGGCATCAACCCCTTCGCGCTGCGCGACGACCCGGGCCCTTCGCCGGGCCCGCAGGCGGAGAGCGCGTTCGATCGTCTGGTCGAGCGCTGGCGCGCGAAGCGCCGTTCGTCCTGATCGTCAGCGCGATCGCCCGGGGGCGCGCCAACGGGTTGGCTCCCGCGGCCCTTCAGCGTCTCGGCGACCGCGCCACCAGCTCTCGCGTCGCTTTTCGAAAAAGACTGACGGCCTCTTCATCTCCTTCTCGTAGCCAGGTGTGAGACCGCGGCGATGTGCGTCGCGGGAGACGAGAATCCTTGGGAGACCATCATGTCGCAGGATCCTATGATTGCTTGCTCGCTGTCGCCGCCCCGCGCGACACATTTTGCGTTCTTCTTGGCGGTGTCGGTCGCCGCCGTCGGCTGTGGAACGAGCGCGGTCACGTCACCCGACGCGAG
It encodes:
- a CDS encoding glutathione S-transferase family protein, with product MTYVIYGAPGSGSGIVEAACAELGVEYEVRDLDARNDAHREAGYAALNPHRKMPTLEVDGEIVTESVAILLTLDERHPEGGLLPAPGSKDRAQALRWMLFLATEIYPLVEMIDYPERFGGAAVRESAERMTRERWRVLEAGLRGAPYCVPSGFSATDLYITKLAVWLDADWRREHLPKVDALTTAVRARPALAPVWARHIR